A stretch of Gemmatimonadaceae bacterium DNA encodes these proteins:
- a CDS encoding RtcB family protein, with protein MNLAGEYAYAGREWVARKVVEMIGAQKVELIHNHHNFAWREDHFGESLVVVRKGATPAFPGQKGFIGGSMGDNAVIVRGTSSSPAQASALYSTVHGAGRVMSRTQARGKTKGWGAKARIVSPGLVSQGMMDEWVRERGVILRGGGLDESPHAYRRLPDVLREQGDTIQVLHTLTPLIVVMAGAEEFDPYKD; from the coding sequence ATGAATCTCGCAGGGGAATACGCATATGCAGGTCGCGAATGGGTGGCGCGGAAGGTTGTCGAAATGATCGGCGCCCAGAAGGTGGAGTTGATCCATAACCACCACAACTTTGCGTGGCGCGAAGATCACTTCGGTGAATCGCTGGTCGTGGTACGGAAGGGCGCAACGCCCGCGTTCCCCGGCCAGAAAGGGTTTATCGGCGGATCGATGGGTGACAACGCGGTAATTGTGCGGGGTACGTCCAGCAGTCCGGCACAGGCTAGTGCACTTTACTCCACGGTCCACGGCGCGGGCCGGGTGATGTCGCGCACGCAGGCGCGGGGAAAGACGAAGGGCTGGGGTGCCAAGGCCCGCATCGTGTCGCCGGGACTGGTTTCGCAGGGAATGATGGACGAGTGGGTCAGGGAGCGCGGCGTTATTCTCCGCGGGGGCGGACTGGATGAATCACCCCACGCATACCGCCGCCTGCCCGATGTTCTGAGGGAACAGGGCGACACCATTCAAGTTCTGCACACGCTCACGCCACTTATCGTCGTCATGGCGGGTGCGGAAGAATTTGATCCGTACAAGGATTGA
- a CDS encoding RtcB family protein, protein MTANVTAIFGTHDEKTLAQLHDVASRAAYAALMADGHVGYIMPIGGVAAFRNQVSVPGVGYDIACGNAAIRTDRSVHNYNRRDLTLLADEIARTVSFGVGRTNRADDAPTDHSLFESGAWSLLPREAQGHNLRNKARSQLGTVGSGNHYVDIFADDEGAIWVGVHFGSRGLGHTIASGFLSLGAGEKWGTPVRETGSDIRSGLSDRLGLLVADESRRGIRICRSRMGGAEGCRNDRRPEGGVDP, encoded by the coding sequence ATGACTGCGAACGTCACGGCGATTTTCGGTACACATGACGAAAAAACGCTGGCCCAGCTGCACGATGTAGCCTCACGGGCCGCTTACGCAGCATTGATGGCCGACGGCCATGTCGGTTACATCATGCCAATCGGTGGTGTGGCTGCCTTCCGCAACCAGGTGTCCGTACCCGGCGTGGGCTATGATATCGCATGCGGGAATGCCGCGATACGCACTGACCGCAGCGTCCACAATTACAATCGCCGGGACCTGACCCTGCTGGCCGATGAGATAGCCCGGACGGTCTCGTTTGGCGTTGGCCGCACCAATCGCGCCGATGATGCGCCGACGGATCATTCGTTATTCGAATCTGGTGCGTGGTCACTCCTTCCGCGCGAAGCGCAAGGCCACAATCTCAGGAACAAGGCACGCTCTCAACTCGGCACCGTGGGCAGCGGCAATCACTACGTCGACATTTTCGCGGACGATGAAGGTGCGATCTGGGTTGGCGTTCATTTCGGTTCGCGCGGTCTGGGGCATACGATTGCATCCGGATTTCTCTCGCTCGGCGCCGGCGAAAAGTGGGGCACGCCGGTCAGGGAAACGGGAAGCGATATTCGATCTGGACTCTCCGATCGGCTCGGACTACTGGTCGCTGATGAATCTCGCAGGGGAATACGCATATGCAGGTCGCGAATGGGTGGCGCGGAAGGTTGTCGAAATGATCGGCGCCCAGAAGGTGGAGTTGATCCATAA